Proteins found in one Pararge aegeria chromosome 12, ilParAegt1.1, whole genome shotgun sequence genomic segment:
- the LOC120628386 gene encoding putative fatty acyl-CoA reductase CG5065 — MPSLGITEYYAGKAIFITGATGFMGKVLVEKLLRSCPEVKTIYILVRTKKGQSPVARLDKFLKSRVFEKLQAIDPKACNKIRLVPGDILQENLGLSVKDEEELLRECQIVYNNAACVSFNLHIRLAVKMNTLGTQKVLKLAEKMTKLEVFVHVSTTFCHDDLDVVEEKLYPSKHNPQDIINMVDWMDDETLTALQPELIKPYPNTYGYSKCLTESLVSQYNGKFPIAIARPSIVVPSLKEPMPGWLDNINGPSGVVYAASRGVLRTIYCKDTTKLDTICVDLAINAIIILTFLTGIEKPKDIRVCNLSQYGVKDITWVECREHWSKYLSKYPLSLVLWYPSATAKNYKWEHKICEFFTHLVPAYLIDLLLFLLGKKTFMVRIIDRLTLGLEVLEYYNTRNWVFKNEYFKSLKHRITREEDETFFTDFSNADLDLYMENYVKGIREFYCKEDPSTIPQAKILHKRLYYLHVIVNIAFYALCVYFLYWIVKKVSLVV; from the exons ATGCCATCGCTAGGAATCACGGAATACTATGCAGGAAAAGCGATCTTCATCACAGGAGCTACTGGCTTCATGGGAAAGGTCTTGGTAGAGAAACTGCTCAGGTCTTGCCCTGAAGTTAAAACTATATACATCCTTGTCAGAACGAAGAAAGGCCAGAGTCCAGTGGCAAGATTAGATAAATTCCTTAAATCAAGG GTGTTCGAAAAGCTCCAAGCCATTGATCCGAAAGCCTGCAATAAGATACGTTTAGTACCCGGTGACATCCTTCAAGAGAACCTCGGGTTGTCGGTAAAGGATGAAGAGGAACTCCTTCGCGAATGCCAGATTGtctacaacaatgctgcttgtgTGAG ttttaatttacacATCCGGCTAGCTGTTAAAATGAACACGTTGGGAACTcagaaagttttaaaattagcTGAGAAAATGACAAAACTAGAG GTGTTCGTTCACGTATCAACTACATTTTGTCATGATGACTTGGACGTTGTAGAAGAGAAACTATATCCTTCGAAACATAACCCTCAGGATATTATCAACATGGTTGATTGGATGGATGACGAAACTTTGACTGCTTTACAACCTGA ATTGATAAAACCGTACCCGAACACATACGGCTACTCAAAATGTTTGACGGAGAGCCTAGTATCTCAGTACAATGGAAAGTTTCCTATTGCAATCGCGAGACCGTCTATTG TTGTACCCTCTTTGAAAGAGCCTATGCCGGGGTGGCTAGATAACATTAATGGGCCATCCGGAGTGGTTTATGCTGCTTCCAGAG GTGTTCTACGGACAATATACTGCAAAGACACTACAAAATTGGACACAATTTGTGTTGACTTAGCAATAAATGCTATCATCATTTTAACCTTCTTGACTGGAATTGAAAA GCCTAAAGATATTCGGGTCTGTAACTTATCCCAATATGGTGTCAAAGATATCACTTGGGTTGAATGTAGAGAGCATt GGTCGAAGTATTTGAGCAAGTATCCCTTGTCTTTGGTATTATGGTACCCATCGGCGACAGCCAAAAATTACAAATGGGAGCACAAGATATGTGAATTCTTCACCCACTTAGTTCCAGCATACTTAATTGATTTGCTGTTATTTTTACTGGGAAAGAAAACTTT CATGGTCCGAATAATCGATCGACTGACGTTGGGCTTAGAGGTGTTGGAATACTATAACACACGGAATTGGGTGTTCAAGAATGAATACTTCAAATCGTTAAAACACCGAATCACGAGAGAAGAGGACGAAACATTTTTCACAGATTTCTCG AACGCGGACCTGGATCTTTATATGGAGAACTACGTGAAAGGCATAAGGGAGTTTTACTGCAAAGAGGATCCCTCCACTATACCTCAAGCCAAAATATTGCACAAGCG GTTGTACTACCTCCATGTAATCGTGAACATTGCTTTCTATGCACTATGcgtttactttttatattggaTCGTCAAAAAAGTTTCATTAGTTGTTTAA